The Mucilaginibacter sp. PAMB04168 genome contains the following window.
AAATTGCAACAATTAACTAATTAGAGAATCTATGAAAATTAAATTTTTGATAGCAGGTGCTATGAGCCTGTTCTCGGCAACAGTATTTGCACAAAAATCAGAGTTAAATACTGCTCAGACCGAGTACGACAAGTATGCAGTTTTCAGACAGCAAAAGGCGATGGCTACTAACGCCAGAACCAGCCTTAATACTGCTAAAACTTCTATTGATAAAGCCGCTACCAACGATAAAACCGGTACATTACCTCAAACTTATGCTCTAAAAGGCGCAATTTATGGTGCTTTGGCTTATAACGATACAGTAGCAACAACATCACAGCCTTTGTATAGCGCTGCCGCCGATGCTATAAAAAAAGCTAAAGAAACTGATACAAAAGGGGAGTTTAAAAAACTGGTTGACGAAGCAAATCAGTATCTGGCTTATTATCAACTGAATAAAGGTGTAAAAGAATTTCAGGCTAAACAATTTGACGAAGCCTACAAAGCTTTTGATTTTTATCGTAGCATATATCCAGAAGATACTACAGCTATATACTACACCGGCTTAGCTGCTGCAAACTCGAAGAATTACCCAATTGCCATTAACAACTATAAAAAATTAGTTACCACAAATTACAGCCGCAGAGCAGATATCTATTCAGATTTATCCAACTTATATCTGATGACAAAAGATACCACCAATGCATTAGCTGCTGTAAGCGAAGGTGTTAGCAAATTCCCAACCAGCGCAACGTTACGCGGCCGTGAGGTAGAAATTGCATTACAACAAGGCAAGCAAGCAGAATTTATAGACAAAATTCAAGCTGCTGCTACTAATGATCCAAAAAACAAAACGCTGCACTTTTATACGGGCATTGCATATGGTAAAATAGCTGATGCACAGGCCGAAATTGCTAAAAAAGCCAAAGATCCGGTTGCTAAAGCTGCTGCCTTGAAAGCCAGAGACGACAATAATGCTAAGGCTGCAGATGCTTATCAGAAAGCAGTTGAATTAGATCCGAACTATTTCGAAGCTAACCTAAACATGGGATATATTTTAATGACTTCTGCAGTTGACGATTACAATGCTGCAAACAAGTTACCCGTTGCTAAGCAAAAAGAATACAATGCATTATCTGCAAAAGCTAACGCCGCTGCTGATAAAGCAAAACCATACCTGGAAAAAGCAGTTGAGCTTAAACCAGACGATTTAAGTGCTTTAGGTAATTTAAGAAACTATTACATCATTAAGAAGAACACTGTTAAAACTGCAGAGATTAAGAAAAGAATGGATGCAATAAAATAAGTAACAAGGGGCCCAGTAATTAGGGCCCTTTATTATAGATGAATCTACTTAACATAATGTTAATTATGAGAATTTATTTAAAATAGAAAAAGCAGCTTGATAATAGCTGCTTCTTTTATTATTTTAAAGATGCATTAATCGCTTTTGCTGAATCTAAGTGCATGTTTAGTTTCGGCAAGCTTTTTTCGGCCAGCTTTTTTATTTCGGTTATACGGTTATCGGTATTCTTACGAAATAGCTCAATAACTTTAGCATGATCTGCAACCATCATTTGCATGTACGCTTTGTCAAAGGCAGGTCCCGACATTTTATTTAAACCAACCACCATTTGCTGATGTTCCGGATTCAGTGTGTCTGTATCCATTTTTAAATTGACATACTTATCAGTCGCGAGCTTTTTTACTTCGCTGCCCATGGATTTATGATCAGATACCATCATCTTGGCAAAGCTAATAACCCGTGGGTTTTGTGATTTGGCCTGCGCAACTGTGCCAGCCTTTATTTCTGTTAAACTGGCTTCATGAGCTTCCTTTATAAATCCAATCCCCTGGTCATCAACCAAAGTTTTTTCGTTATAATTTTTTGCGCGCCGATTATCATTACAGGCGGTTATTGATATAGCTAGTAACGCTACAGCGCTTAAACTTAAGATGTTTTTCATTTTGTAAGATGATGTTAACAGATAATTATTTTAGTAACAATTAAATGTTTTACTGGTTTACAAAACGAACAACAATATTTGAACAGTTTGGATTTTATTATTTAACTATAGCATTAGGCCAAATTACGTCCGGCATTTACAATACCGTAAACTGTACGAATCACTAACTTACTATAGGCGCTCTTTAACTCTTCATCTGTTGTATTTTTTAATTGTTGCAGTGCATAATGCTGTGTAACAACCAACGGTAAAACAATGCGCTCACGCATTGCTATAGAGCGTTTTTCAACCGGGTATTCTTGCATTAGTTCCTGGTTGCCCGTTAATTCAAGCGTTAAAGCCTTTGTTAAGTCAAACTCGTTTTTCAGTAATTTCCAAAACTCCCCATAATGCTCATCATGTTCCAGGTGCGCTGTAATCCT
Protein-coding sequences here:
- a CDS encoding DUF4142 domain-containing protein codes for the protein MKNILSLSAVALLAISITACNDNRRAKNYNEKTLVDDQGIGFIKEAHEASLTEIKAGTVAQAKSQNPRVISFAKMMVSDHKSMGSEVKKLATDKYVNLKMDTDTLNPEHQQMVVGLNKMSGPAFDKAYMQMMVADHAKVIELFRKNTDNRITEIKKLAEKSLPKLNMHLDSAKAINASLK